One Vicugna pacos chromosome X, VicPac4, whole genome shotgun sequence DNA window includes the following coding sequences:
- the LOC102541518 gene encoding LOW QUALITY PROTEIN: selenoprotein W (The sequence of the model RefSeq protein was modified relative to this genomic sequence to represent the inferred CDS: substituted 2 bases at 2 genomic stop codons): protein MFRSQIIVLKFWLIFCDSUSYKYRYLQLKKLEDAFPRQLDVSCEGTSXATXFFEVIVKEAKDTL, encoded by the coding sequence ATGTTTAGATCCCAAATCATAGTTCTCAAATTCTGGTTGATTTTTTGTGACTCTTGAAGCTACAAATACAGGTATCTTCAGCTGAAGAAGCTAGAAGACGCCTTCCCCAGACAGCTGGATGTCAGTTGTGAGGGGACATCCTAGGCTACTTAATTCTTTGAAGTGATAGTAAAAGAGGCTAAGGATACCTTATGA